A segment of the Tachysurus vachellii isolate PV-2020 chromosome 18, HZAU_Pvac_v1, whole genome shotgun sequence genome:
aaacattagattaaatataatgttaaatatctcctgatgttttaatattataaacaatgcACCTGTACACTACCTCACAGAGCTCTTGTTATATGATTCTACCTGATTAGGATTTGTCAGCAAAACAAATAGTAAACAAATTCATAGTAAATGATTTAAAGGAGTGGAAATGATATATAAAATGTCGGCggtgtatatatagtattttgCCCTTAAACTGCGGCTCTACAGCTTAGTTGATCATAATGGATGAGTCATAGGATATGAAAGAAGATATGTGCATGTTTTGCCATGTCATTCTGACAAAACCAGCTAAACATGCCTCATAAGTCAACACAGCTTAATAAAGGTTTCATGTGGAAAAACCCAGTGTTTCTCATCGGATTAGCAAGAAATGTACTCTTAGAAAACAGGTTTGAAATTCTGTGTGcttgaaatatttttgtaaGCATTTTAGGAGCTTAGAAAACTAACACAAaaggtgtatgtgtaggtgttaAATCCACTGACATTAAATTTGTTGGTTTTAAAGAGAACATAAAACAAGGTAATGTGATTCTTTGAATCAGTGAAACATAAGAATTGAATAGTAACCCATGCGACCTGTTTAATTTCCTTTTACTTTAAAACAATGAGTTTtccaatgatgatgatgatgaaaaagaagaagaagaagaagatgatgatgatggtgatgatgatgatgatgatgatgatgatgatgatgatacgtGCCTTTTATTCTTTGGGAGTGGGTttcttttcccccctttttttttttttttttttggtagggagtcccactgtatttttctttttttttttcttttaggtaAGAATAGTTACTTAACTATTAGACccgtttgtttattattttggctattattatgttttttctcTCAGTCATGTTAGGCAATATTATTTCTTCAAACatcttaattaaataattaacaaaaatcttgttaattattcattatatgATAAACAGCTAGAGATGTTCACTCCATGAGGATTCGGGCatttaaagagaagatgccaactccatgtggtttttgaagacaacaacctcttaatcaatacacaattgtcagactgtatacgACTGTACAAAggaatcatttataaaaaacaaactccGGTGAtgataacaatttataatcacaccctccagtgtcaccaaaataaggatgaggttcccttttgagtcttttttcttcctcaccaCCTTCGCCTCtacaggtttcttcctcttctttctaagggagtttttcctcaccagagTCCCCTCAGtaacctcaggcttgttcagtggatataaatacaaacacatttaaatataagcctAATATTTATCTTgacattttgtataatattaatctttgcataataattatgttctgtaaagctgttttgagacaatgaccattattaaaagcgctattcaaataaaattgaattgaattgaattaaagaaagaaaagaaactacTTAGACATATAATTAACATAATTACAACACATGATCTGGAAATAATAACAATGAGCACAATACTGTGTCagttaaatatatgtatgtatttataggTGGGGAAGTAGTACAGTGTACAGGCTTAGTGTCCCTGGTTTGATCCCGTTAGTATGTTGATCcagtaacatactgtatgtttttgttaattGTCCTCCTCATGCTTTTGCAGGCTTCTTAGTTTCCTCACACCTCAGACTTTCCAGTAGCTGAACTGCCATGTGCCCAAATTTCCTGTAATGGTTTCTATAGATATGAATATGtctgtgatgatgataatgatgatttaTAGTGTTAAAAGGCATCTCATATTTATTCtcagatataaaaataaattaaaatgtcacggtatgcaaaagcaaacaaacaagaagaaGGCATTAAACAGAGCACAGCTTTCATCTTGGAATGGTACAGGACTGTATttatactctcactcactcactcattttctaccgcttatccgagctacctcaggtcacggggagcctgtgcctatctcaggcgtcattgggcatcaaggcaggatacaccctggacagagtgccaacccatcacagggcacacacactctcattcactcacgcaatcacacactacggacaattttccagagatgccaatcaacctaccatgcatgtctttggaccgggggaggaaaccggagtacccggaggaaacccccaaggcacggggagaacatgcaaactccacacacacacaaggcggaggcgggaatcgaacccccaaccctggaggtgtgaggcgaatgtgctaaccactaagccaccatgcctcgctctgtatttatacagtatatattattttctgttttctacaTAAGAATTTTCTGCATCAACATCTAATCAATAATTGCAACGTAGACCCACACACACGACCAgcaaaaccaccaccaccacacctATGTTCTTCCGATTATATGTCATAGCTCTTCAGGGTTGCCTGGCCAATTATAACAATATTTCTAATGATTTTCTTGTTTTGGAGTTTAAACTCCAACACATTTAACCACAAGAGAATCAACCTTTTGCATGCTATACGTACATGTCCAAACACACCCTTTTTGGATGGAATGTTATGTCAAACTGACAAGATTTAACTTCTTCAGAGCGTCTCGACGAGTCTAATACAATAAGCAAAGTGTTATTGGCTGTAAGGATATTACAGTTTGGAGGAAGAAGGCTTTGATTCAGTGATGTATAATCACGTCACTCTGGTCACGCTGGAGTTTGAGTTTCCATTTAAAGACCCCAgtggagaaagaaaacatttctctgTGTCTCCTGTAAAACCTGTCAGTGCTGCCCTACCAGTCCATCTGCAGTTAAGGAAAATTCTCAGATAGTTTCATGATGTTGTATTATCACATGGCCGGTAGGGTGTGCATGTACATTTTGTTCTCCTTGAGcttcctttaaaaaaagaaaaaagtgccaTTAAATAAAcctaattattattcttattattcttattcttcttattattattattatctaatgtttttttttgcattagatCGGCCAAGCAAGACTTCATTATTGCAGCTGAActttcatgttttaaaaataaaagatttaaatctATCTGTTGTCTGTAAGTCTACAAACCAAATGTTTTACCTTGTTGGATTTTTATTCAATATTGGTGAAAAGATAGAAATGACAGTAAATGTGTCtgaaactcttttttttctcaactcaTTTGAACAATGTTATTCTACTTTTAAATTCTTTGCATTTCATTTAgtaaaaatgaagaataatTATGCAATGTATGGATATAACATGACAGCAACCAGTGCAAGCCATCATTATTGctgttcattaaataaaattaagtcaAATTAGTCATTGGAATAGATGAGTTTCTTTAACAGATCAGAGTGCATTAACTGCACTGTTTTATATGTaacatacataataataaaaaaaatccacacgTTGATTTGCAGGAATTTGTAAATGgccccttttaaaaaaaataaataaataaaaattcatcaaAAAAGAGCTCTTTTACGTGAAAACTATTTCCGAAACGTTACCAAAGTCACCACTCAACATATATGTATCACATTCATAGATACAATCTTAGAGTTAGGAGCTAGGAATGAAGAGCAGCTTGTTTTAAAAGAATCCTGGTCAGAAGTCATCTGAGACTTACAGTAAGGTTGCTTTGTCATGAAAGAATGAAGTATGTGTTTTAATCCAGATTATCTTCCTTaattatctgtgtttgtgtttttcagtctGACAGCCAGATTGTTGTAGATGTTTTTCAATTTACATCATTTCAATCtataataaattcagaaatgATGCTTATGCTTATACTTATAAGTTGCTCCAAAGCAATTCCACTTCACTATATACAACTgtagaaagaaaatgatttataagCTCACTCTGGAGTCATCCagataaggatgaggttcccttttgattctggtttcttcctcagcaCCTTCGCCTCTGGCTGAactgataaatataaatttaaatataaaacttgtttatttgttttctgaatttttatattcctgtaaagatGTTCTTTGTTAAAAGCGATATACAAATATTGTATGTATAAACAACCAATTTATGGATAAATAGACTTTATCCCTCAGGCTTTTATTTATAAGGTTGGGTGAGCAGTCAGGtggcagactgtgtgtgtgtgtgtgtgtgtgtgtgtgtgtgtgtgtgggggtgggtgtgtgtgtgttgactgagCGTGAAAGAGAGTTTTGACAGAAACAATATGAGAGGTGTGGCTTATGAGCTAGTCAGAAAGACAGGTACAGATGGTACAAATGTACTGATGGAATGATTTACAAAGTAATTGGCTTGAGAGTATCTGTCAGTGATGATGTTCAAAACGTTGTGTGTGCTGTTTCTAGTCCTTGCCAAAGGTAAGTTCCTTACTGCTTTTGCATTAACTTCCTCCATACTCTGCAGTTCTTGACTTCTCTGAGAACTGAGACCAAAACTAACCCAGCCTGTTTaagtgcttttattttgaatctgTGCTGAATCCTGTACTGATTTCTACCTATTGGTGTTCTTAAACTCTGCATTAATTTGTACACATAGAATACACATGCAGAACTGTACAAAGATGTCAAAACTGGGTAAAAGATGTGAGTTTAGTAAAAAtgagtatataatataatataatataatataatacacaaatcCAACACATAACACATACTATAGTCCTGGCGCTCTACTCTCTACTTATTGCTTAGTTCATTACAAACTACCAAATGATTCCCATTCACTCCTGCTTTGTATATTTAGTCCTGAGTTAATAAACCGTATTGTAAATGGTTAGCAAATATAGACATAAGGATATATGTATGGATATGACATTGGAGCTTTACTGACAATAGAAGCCAGTGTGTATGGTAATAttgaaaggttaaaaaaaactaagatAGGTGATTAAAACAGgaccaagaaaaagaaaaaatatctatataCTGCAAAAGAATGATTATGTTAAAGTTAAAGGGATTACAAAAATTATTTCTGAGTTTAAATATGCTGAAATTATTacctttatttacttttttgtttgggTTACATTGGTGGACATTTTAACCTAGCATTATGAATGGTACGTTTATTATCGAGATgtactatttttaatttagcaaGTTAAATATAatgcctatactgtatatgcctaTAGATGCCTATAGGCCCTAAATTGTTCTGGTTTACATTTCAGGAATAGAAAGTTTCATGGCTCCAGACAAAACATGTCTGGTTACAGAAATGGGGTTTATATCGATTTCCCCTTCccttttaaattcaattcaattctatttcaattcaagtttatttgtatagcgctttttacagttgacattgtctcaaagtggctttacagaaaataaacatagaacaaaggttaatataaagaataatataaagattactcactcactctctctcattttctaccgcttatccgaactacctcgggtcacggggagcctgtgcctatctcaggcgtcatcgggcatcaaggcaggatacaccctggacggagtgccaacccatcgcagggcgcacacactctcattcactcacacaatcacacactacggacaattttccagagatgccaatcaacctaccatgcatgtctttggaccaaggggaggaaaccggagtacccggaggaaacccccgaggcacggggagaacatgcaaactccacacacacaaggcggaggcgggtgtgaggcgaacgtgctaaccactaagccaccgtgcccccccaatataaagattaatagaatacaaaattcaagattaatattagatagatttaaatgggtatgtatttatccccaataaccaagtctgaggtgactcagtcagcagtggcaaggaaaaactccctagaatggaaggaaggaaccAAAAggtgaacccatcctcatatgggtgacattGAAAGCCATCTTTAAAATTAGAATGATTTACCAGGCAAGTTTTCTAACTGTAATACACATGGAATACTTCACATCAAATATATTTCTTCAAAATTACATCCATATGCTTTCATTTACTTCATAAACTTCCTTATAATCATCCAGCAAAGATGATAAAAACAGAAcagtaaaaacataaaaaaaaaaatattatattttcacTCAGATATAGAAGAAACTGTCagtaaaaaacaacactttacTCTAATAAGCATTATacgaatatttaaaatattgataCGGTAACAGCCAATAGATAGTGACATTTGGAACATCCATTAAATGATAATGTCCTGTAAGTGATCTTTATTATTAAGGATCATTTACATTGTCTAGACATTACAGACTCAAATGTATGTACTCTCCGATCATTTTAGCCTAGAACTTTTAATCACAGTTCCACAACACCCACAACACCCAGGCTACAGCAGTTGCTGAGGATGAAttaattagagaaaaaaaaataattaaaaaattatgttGCTGAGCGTGAGTGCAGTCTTTTTACATTGCTGGCATGGGTGGAGGcaagttacagtatatattagaCACAGCCACACATTTGACACACTGAgctcaaacaaataaataaaacagagtcTTAAGGAAACAAGATAAACTGGAAGCCTGCTAGGAACAATACtagaaagagaagaggaaaaatagaaaatatcaaAAGATTACACACTGTTTTGTTGGAAACTATATTTAGAGCAGCGTGAATGTCATAAGCATAATGTACTTCAGGGATAACGTAATATATTACATGTTTACTTTACATCATCAAAGAAGGACTGGGCAAACACATGAGTTGAACACCCTGTTTGTCTttgttacattttctttcttaaagaAGATAAATATAAGCATTCAAAAGAGTTCTGTGGCTTGTGCCTCTTGATGAACTTTAAGCCTACAATAGACTTTCAAGTAAAACTGCTTTAGAAAGCTAAGCCTAGCTTAGCCTAGCTGACACGTTACACTTCACAACGTATTCTTGAGGAATctttttacttaaataaatcGGATTCCCTGCACTTTAGTAGTCAAGTCTGGTGTGCGTCCATtactcattttaaacattttaaacattttaatttgttagGAACAAATACCAGGGATGCATCATTGCTAATTCTTCTCTGCATTTAAATACGATAATTAGACCAAAGAGATTAATTTAGACCAGTACTAAGCAAACCTTTGCTACTTTTGACATGCTATTTAGTAGAGCTAACAGTACATTTTTGCCTAACTAATGATTAATGTAATTTTCCTTTGTTTTCCAGGCTGCCGTTCACAGCTGAATGGTAAGTTTTTATATGAAATCTTGAGAATACTAGCGTAGTATCATCGCTAACAAAAGGCAGCATCATTGCAAAGAAATATACAGAATGAAATCGATCTATTCGTAAAATAAAGATATTATAAGTCTAATCAATGTAGCAGAAacattgtttttctgtttttatcagtCTGTGGCATAGCTTCTCTGAACACCAGGATCGTAGGAGGACAGAATGCTGTTCAGGGGTCTTGGCCTTGGCAAGTCAGCTTGCAGGTGTCCAGCCATTTCTGTGGTGGATCCCTTATCAATAATGGCTGGGTCCTTTCGGCAGCTCACTGCTTTAACAGGTGTAATTGAGGATAAAAAAAGCACACGCGGCTTTGGCATATAGTATAATAGTGATGAGGTGATAATGACTTTAATGGTTATCTACTTTTTCCAGTATAAGTTACACCAGCGTGACTGTGAAACTCGGGATGTATGCTCTGGCTGGAAGCAACCCAAACAGTGTGTCAAGATCCATCGCTGCGGCCTACATACATCCCAACTACAGCGATTCTACTAGTGACAATGACCTCTCCCTTCTGCAGCTGTCTTCTCCTGTAACTTTCACAACTTATATCACTCCAGTCTGCCTGGCTGCAGCAGGGAGCACTTTATTCACTAACCTGCAGACATGGATCACTGGCTGGGGAAATATCAACACTGGAGGtgagaaattttatttttgctgttatcactttacagaaatctagtGGAgttgtaaatgtacaaaaaatgtttagcttgtccagaacttttttttaactcaaattTCAATTCTTAAAATTATCAGAGAGTCTAGGTTAAGTGATTGAGGAATGAAGACGTTTTAATGCGGTTCATGTGTTTCTGCAGTCAGTTTACCCTCTCCTGGGATACTACAGGAAGTTCAAGTCCCAATTATTGGAAACAGGCAGTGTAACTGTTTATATAGAGTTGGATCTATCACTGACAACATGGTGTGTGCTGGGTTACTGCAAGGGGGCAAGGACTCATGTCAGGTATTATCATAAAGTTTTACTTCTTGTATTCTGACCATTTCCATATGAAGGTTTGTTAATTAGAAGACATAAATGAATGCCTGCCTGCACTGCACAGGGTGACTCCGGAGGTCCGTTGGTCATCAAACAGGGCTCTCAGTGGGTCCAGGCTGGCATTGTGAGCTTTGGTAATCAATGCGCTTTACCAAAATTTCCGGGTGTGTATACGAGAGTTTCTCAGTATCAGGGTTGGATCAATCAAATAATCACCACCAATGAGCCTGGCTTTCTGACATTTACATCCAGTGGCACTAACAGTGATCTCCAGGTGTCCTGCACTGGCCTGCCACCTGTTACCACGACAGCTCCCACAACAGTAGCACGTATGTTTATCTGCATTTAGTCTAAACTGTTCCTGATGAGGTTACTAGAAGCATATCAGCATATGGCATTGTGCTAAAATAAGCATTTTTTATCTCCTTTCTCTTCAGCTGTGGTATGTGGAAGTGCTAATCTCAATAATATTCCCAGCACAAACAGTCCTTTGGCATCAGCCGGTGCATGGCCATGGATGGCCAGCCTGCAGCTTAACGGTAGTCATGTTTGTGGCGGAACGCTGATAGCCCAGCAGTTTGTCATGAGCTCAGCTGATTGCTTCTctaggtaaaaaataaataaataaaagaataactGAGTTGCTGATCACTTTTATCCAGATATTAAATCACATATGTACCTTTCTGCCAGGTCGAGCCAACCCTCTGACTGGACCGTGAAACTGGGTCGGCTCAATCAGAATGGCTCCAACCCCAACGAAGTAAATGTCTCCGTGGCTAATATCACATTCAGCAATGGTAGCAGCAATAACATCGCAGTGCTCATGTTGTCTACCACACCTACCCTTTCCAACTTCATCCAGCCTATATGTGTGGACCTAGGGAACAGCAACTTTAGCATTGGCACTCAGTGCTGGGCAGCTGGCTGGGGCTCAGGAGGAGGAGGTACAGGTTTTTATtgagtgtgtaaaataaaacagtgtatcATTCCATATCAAAACAGTTAATGCCAGCATTTTATAAGCTCTTACTGATCCTTTCCACCTCTTCTTTGTTATCTGTCTTCTATAGTTCAACAAACACTTCAGCAGTTCAACACGACTATAGTGAGCTGTGGAAATACATCTTCATCAAACAGCATCTGCATCAACGCCATACAGTTAGAACAGGTCTCTGAGTCTTTTTACTTACATTTCATTTCCACAGTTAGCCAACGCACAATAAGGAAAACTGATTGACATGTGGTCTttgtttctctatttctcttcaTTAGACTCATACCGGAGGTCCTCTAATGTGCAGGAGTGGGCAATCTTGGGTGCAGATTGCAGTTTTAACCCTCACCAACAATAACTTGAACAGCACCACTAATTCTACCACCAGCTCCAACAGCACCACTAATTCTACCACCAGCTCCAACAGCACCACCAATTCTACCACCAGCTCCAACAGCACCACTAATTCTACCACCAGCTCCAACAGCACCACCAATTCTACCACCAGCTCCAACAGCACCACCAATTCTACCACCAGCTCCAACAGCACCACCAATTCTACCACCAGCTCCAACAGCACCACAAATTCTACCACCAGCTCCAACAGCACCACTAATTCTACCAACAGCTCCAACAGCACTACTGGCTCCACAAAATCATTGTCACCACGTGCCTCAGGAATACAAACCTTCACTAAGCTATCCTCTTTTTCATCTTTCTTGAACGCTATAGTGAAATCCTTCCCTCCATCCTCGGTATCCAGCAACTTACCAGGCAACTTACCTTCTGGCTCTAAATCTCTGCCATGTCTTCCAATTACCTCAGTCCTTCTACTGTCCCTTATTGCACTCATCCAAACCTTTGGTTTGGAATAAGTGTCTCTAATAAGCTAATATACACGAAATTAAAAAATGGCACCATTTATAAGGAGAAAAGTACATGATATCTCTATTGATTCATCTTTCAcgtttacaatttatttgttgttgttgttgcacttTTTACCTGACTAGGAGGTTACCATACAGATCTGGAATACAGATAGCTCATGATCTTGGGTAAATATCCCATTCTTTATAACTTTCTTGTTATACACAAGCATTTTGATTATGTAGactaaattctatttaaaacaaaGCAGCATGTCAACctacaagaaaacaaaactagTTTTATGGTTATGATTTGTTGAATAGTAAGGAGTTGAAGACTAGATAATAAATCAAAACTAGTTCTATTCCATATACACATGAGCGTAGGCCTCTGTGTGCTCGTGTGTATATGGAAAAGAACAGATAATACTCTACTCCAAGCATGTTTAGCTTTCCTACACATTGTGTAGGGCAAAATGCTAGTTTactattttacattattttgctAAATTCTGTTGGACAGTTAAAGTTGTGCATTGCTTTAGATTAAAATGCCAGACAATGCTGTACAGTGTTGGAGAGAATTCAATACAATTGGGAAATTTCAGATCTTTCTATCACCAAACTGCCTAAAGTCTAATTTTTAACCCTTAGATGATCAGCTGTATGTCACTTTGAAATAAGTAATCAGGTAAATGTAtcagattatatttttatttaaaatttattttctgtatgttACTGGAAACATAAAGTGATGTCAAATAAAGTACAGTAAAGATACAGTACAATATAGTAAATAtgtattacaattatttaatgtGAAATTTATAGTGCTGCAAGTACAGGCCAGTaaattactgtacatgtttatttatttatttttttaa
Coding sequences within it:
- the zgc:100868 gene encoding transmembrane protease serine 9 isoform X1, translated to MMFKTLCVLFLVLAKGCRSQLNVCGIASLNTRIVGGQNAVQGSWPWQVSLQVSSHFCGGSLINNGWVLSAAHCFNSISYTSVTVKLGMYALAGSNPNSVSRSIAAAYIHPNYSDSTSDNDLSLLQLSSPVTFTTYITPVCLAAAGSTLFTNLQTWITGWGNINTGVSLPSPGILQEVQVPIIGNRQCNCLYRVGSITDNMVCAGLLQGGKDSCQGDSGGPLVIKQGSQWVQAGIVSFGNQCALPKFPGVYTRVSQYQGWINQIITTNEPGFLTFTSSGTNSDLQVSCTGLPPVTTTAPTTVAPVVCGSANLNNIPSTNSPLASAGAWPWMASLQLNGSHVCGGTLIAQQFVMSSADCFSRSSQPSDWTVKLGRLNQNGSNPNEVNVSVANITFSNGSSNNIAVLMLSTTPTLSNFIQPICVDLGNSNFSIGTQCWAAGWGSGGGGTVQQTLQQFNTTIVSCGNTSSSNSICINAIQLEQTHTGGPLMCRSGQSWVQIAVLTLTNNNLNSTTNSTTSSNSTTNSTTSSNSTTNSTTSSNSTTNSTTSSNSTTNSTTSSNSTTNSTTSSNSTTNSTTSSNSTTNSTTSSNSTTNSTNSSNSTTGSTKSLSPRASGIQTFTKLSSFSSFLNAIVKSFPPSSVSSNLPGNLPSGSKSLPCLPITSVLLLSLIALIQTFGLE
- the zgc:100868 gene encoding transmembrane protease serine 9 isoform X2, with the translated sequence MMFKTLCVLFLVLAKGCRSQLNVCGIASLNTRIVGGQNAVQGSWPWQVSLQVSSHFCGGSLINNGWVLSAAHCFNSISYTSVTVKLGMYALAGSNPNSVSRSIAAAYIHPNYSDSTSDNDLSLLQLSSPVTFTTYITPVCLAAAGSTLFTNLQTWITGWGNINTGVSLPSPGILQEVQVPIIGNRQCNCLYRVGSITDNMVCAGLLQGGKDSCQGDSGGPLVIKQGSQWVQAGIVSFGNQCALPKFPGVYTRVSQYQGWINQIITTNEPGFLTFTSSGTNSDLQVSCTGLPPVTTTAPTTVAPVVCGSANLNNIPSTNSPLASAGAWPWMASLQLNGSHVCGGTLIAQQFVMSSADCFSRSSQPSDWTVKLGRLNQNGSNPNEVNVSVANITFSNGSSNNIAVLMLSTTPTLSNFIQPICVDLGNSNFSIGTQCWAAGWGSGGGVQQTLQQFNTTIVSCGNTSSSNSICINAIQLEQTHTGGPLMCRSGQSWVQIAVLTLTNNNLNSTTNSTTSSNSTTNSTTSSNSTTNSTTSSNSTTNSTTSSNSTTNSTTSSNSTTNSTTSSNSTTNSTTSSNSTTNSTTSSNSTTNSTNSSNSTTGSTKSLSPRASGIQTFTKLSSFSSFLNAIVKSFPPSSVSSNLPGNLPSGSKSLPCLPITSVLLLSLIALIQTFGLE